TATATCGCAAGAATTGTGCAAATAACAAGATTCTACAAATATGGAAAACAATTATTCGTATCTGCGATTGATTTGTCCAAGCGTCTTCTAGACCtgaatgagagaaatttttagttccggttaccgctcagtccttaaatattttcattgtttatcacaatcgaaaaatatagttctaggtacaaaatgaaaattagttttgtagctgttaccagaaagtttagtatccgttactattctctctcattacgatcactgttactatattttcttgtaactgttgcgaagatttaatgctcgtgcaacaataaattgatgttaaagccttatttaactaaaaagtagagtaaaccgaacaaactacTTTTgagttgcaattaccaaaaacggatcgacaatagcgcgaaatggttacgcgtacctcgtttttcgtaattccaacaatattcaaacagttttttttaacgatacctatttcactgaattttcctagttactgtaacaaatgaaatttttctcagtgcgaATGACTAATTGTTAATCATCACGTAAATTAGTGCCAGTCTTCTTTCGTttgcttttgaaaattttcatcaaagttTCGTAGCAAATGTCGTCTGCagagttttccgaaaactgtAGTATAAAAGTTTTATATCTTTATGCCGTGAAGCCTCGTTTTGACGATTGATCAAACAGCTTTATTCAAAACTTTCTTTCGCTGCGCCGGTGAAGTTACGAAATGATTCATGCTTCGGTGATACAGCAGTCCTCTTTATCGACCGATCTTCCGATCCCGTCAAGTTTGGTTCCAGCTGTTTCCGATAGATTCGAGAAAGTTCTAACGAACGGGGAAAGCGAAGCACTTGGAGCGGGAATTCGATGACGGATCGGGGCATTCGAAACGGACGAAAGAGCATTTCGACCCTAAGATGTATCGGATGTACAGTCCGGTCGAAAATGTGCTAAACGGAAGGATTTACGGAGACTCAGAGTCCGCTATCGAATTGAATTCTGATAAgattaatcaaaaaattatcctcggataaaaaaattcaaataattcgatGATTGATAATCTAAGACGCGCCGCATTATCCGACACCTTTTGTCATAGCTGgatttgtataatttatccaattttcaaaagtgtaGCTCATTTTGTTGCTAAATAAATTCTCCACAAATCGctttacataaatttttaatcggaTGAATACAATTCGATATGAATACTCGCAGcattacttatttttatacaaatttccTTGTCATACTTATCACCTTATCAGCCTTATCCTTAATCTTCTTGACCGTTATGTCACAGTTTTGCGATAGCTGAACTTTCCTTCTTAATTCCACgtgtaaagtttttttttttttttttttttttactggaCTGTACACCtctcgaagccttcaaatCTGACGGTGATTACGGAGCTGATGATCTCATCCAGTAGATTAATCATGATTCCGGACGATCGTGAAAGAATCTTTaagacgaagaaagaaaaaaaaaacttccgtgtttatagaaattttaaactACGATCAACCGAAGAAACTTTGACGTGTGACGTAGACGTAACGAACGAACTTGAAATTACTCGTTGCCAACCCTTTTCTTTTACCCATCGAAAATATCAACGTTGTACAATAATTCAGATTTAGTTTCATTCAACGTTCTAAATCGATGAAATTCTAGTCGTACAAGAACCGTGTtatcggatttttattttttacatttcaacgCTCCGCGAATCAAATCGATAAGGGGAAACATGTACAGGAACCACGAAATGGTTCAAAAAGTGTAACCTAAGCCAATCAATTTAtatcaaatattaaaaaaagaagaaaaaaaaaaaaaaacatcttacAAACACTGCATATTACTCTCAACACACGACTAATGAAATACATAGTAGATTACAAGTATGTTAGAATAATGAGATATCTCTGACATTGATGaacggttgaaaattatttttatcgcagATCGCGGAGATCTTCTGATTATCTTGAGTAGACTAATAAACGTCGGCTAATGAAAGACCGAGGTCCCTTAACACCTGATTCGACCAGTATAGTTGAACTATTAGTTAGCATATATCGAAGGCCACCGTTTGTCATTAACGTGGCTGTTCTGGCTGAGTAAGTTCGACTTTCTCCATATCAACCGGCCGCCCCCAGCACCCAACGCAACACGTAGACTTGAGCTATTTCGATTACGCAACACACCTCGAGTgaaatttactttcatttacTACTCGGACAAGCGTCACTTCAGAAACTCGCGCGTCGTTACGTTTTTTATTGCGACACGACGACTCCCGATTCCTGTTTATAAAATGTCATATAAAATAATCTTTCCGAATTCCAGACGCTTGGAAATCATCTGTAATTATCTTACACGTCTCGACTTGgagaaaggaaggaaagagaaaTGTGCCTGGGCTCTGTTTCAatgcaaattatttatttatccttATCGTTATTTTGATTATCAGACTCATTACATACccgtgtatatttttatatgtttgtatacatatattgtattcGTACACACTTAACTCTTACATCTGcacatcatttttatatttaacaATAACTGTCTAGTATTTACAATTGTATTGGTAGAAGAgagggtgattttttttttttttttttttcaatgtaaaaaaacTGTACGTAAAACCCGTATTTGAAATTCCCGCCTATTCGGACTTTGCTATGGGAATCTCACATCAGTTGTACAACAATCGTTAAAAACTATGCGATTCGGCATATCAACAGCTAAAAGGAATcaagaataatgataattattcatttaatggTAATCAGGCATTTTCTTATCGCCAATTACTGTTCCTTGAGCTCAGTCATCGGATATgcattaatataaaaataattttttattattttgtataatattatcaattttcttagTATTATGATAACACCTGAAACACGAGACAACAACCTAAACTTTTATATGCACCCATTGGTTTACTGCATTCagagaaatatttctttttagcAAATATAGCGAATGcgatgttatttatttatttatttatttatttatttatttatttatttatttattttcactttccaAGAACCAAGGTAATGTCATTTGATTCAACAACGAAGTGATGAGAACACAACTTCACATTCTTTTTGTCATATTAAGTGAAACAACATTTCCTTGCACCATTAAGAAAACAATTCTTTGGCCACATTTCGCATCCCCAAAATAATTCCTATCGCTATTTATAAGTCCCACTGAGTTTGATCAGCCGGTGAAATCATTTTCTGCCGGCTGATCTGACAAAAAGTTCACTTTCATCTTAAACGTTTCATAGCTGAATCTTCACGGACTTTGAAAACGGTTTTGTCCTTCGAAACAAATTCGAAAGCTCTGAACAAAATTCTACATATTATCTCTGCCCCTTTCTACGATCTCGTTTTCGTTAAAAACATTGGTGAGTTGAAAATTGTTAGTTTTGTTTGATGCGAtaacgtaaaattttcacatttcgtGTTCATCTAATCGAAATATTCTCTAGttacaacgatttttctcaaaattaacaaaaaatagaaaacaataatgccatatattataaataaaagctTGAATATCGATATTCATTCTAAATCGTTAATTCAACATGGTTTAAAGTATAAAGACTTATTTGATTTTCACTCTGCAACATTTCATTCTGATcagaaaactatttttcacaaattcactggaagaatttcttttttctcttcaaatagACAATTCAATATGCTCATATTTGTTAATCATGTTCGTCATGAATTGATCACGATGTCAAccttgggaaaaaaaaatttcctcgtAGAATTCTGTACCTATAATAGTCtactgtataaaataaatcgcAACAGAGTGAAAGAAACTGTTATACAAGTCAACGTATCGATATCCGTTAAAAAACTATCACAAGTGTAACGTACGACAAACAATATGTCAGTAGTGAAAATAATCAACGGATAGTCGAATAATTTCAGTTGAAGACGACAAATTTATGATTCACTCGAAAGGTTAACCTCTGCTATTAACGGTACATCTGACTTCGTGATTGCAAGACTCCAAAAGACGTCGTGAAGccaatcaatttcaaattacatCAAATGACCTCAAGTAACTTCACTGATTTCGAGTGACTTCATTGAGTTCAAGTACCCTTAAGCTACGCGTGTGCCGGACTTTGGGAATCGTTAACCCCTGGGATTTATTCGACTAAAATTTGAGAAGTTTCCTCGGCAAAGTACGTTTCACAGCGCTATTGAGCAGAATTTGTTTTAGTGTTATACGCATTCAATTTGTTCAAACGCAGTAATCgtaatttcgcaattttcaaattgccTGAAATTCTGTACAAAATAGTAACAAAGTGTAAAACACTCATAGTTCGAAATCGACTGAACTCCATCAAATTCATTGTAGAGTCGAGAAAGTGATTCCGCAccaatatttcgttacatcAACGATACCAAATTCGACTTTACGACTATCTCGTGACGAAACGGACGAACAGAGTCGACTTCGTCCAACCGAGCCTCCCTAAAGACCGTGAGTGATCAGACTTTGGACAGCCATTGTTGTTTGATGAGGTCAGCGCCCTTCTCGGCGATCATGATGACTGGGGCGTTGATGTTACCATTCGTGATGGTAGGCATGATGGACGCGTCAATGACTCTCAAACCCGGAACGCCATAGACCCTCAGTTCGGGGTCGACGACAGCCATGGGATCGTCGGGCGTTCCCATTTTCGCAGTGCAGCTCATGTGGTAAATAGTCATGGTGTACTGCCTGatggcgcagttccaataatCGTCCGTGAACAGCGGGATGTGCTTGCAGTTGGGCACTGGCTTGCTATGAAACCTGGCTCCAAACCTGCGCATGGTCGCTGTTTCCCCGAAGGCAACGGCGGCCTTGACACCCTCCCGAAGAACGTCGACGTCGTCCGGATGCGTCAGGTAGTTGTGAACCATGATCGGATAGTCGAGAGGGTTGGCCGACTTGAGCTTTACGAATCCGCGCGACTTGGGTCTCAGCATCATTGGGAACACCCCGAAGACATCCTTGTTGTTGATCCGGCCGAAGACCTCGTTGTAAAACTCATTTGTCAGTCCGTGCGCATTCTTCACGTGCGTTCCACCATCCGAGTTAGTCGAGGAGGATGTCAGCATGAACTCCATGTCGGGCCAGTCGTCGCTCGCGTTCGCGTACTTCGTCGATATGAAAGCCACCGCTTCCAGTCCTACGCTCGATGTCAAAGGTCCGTCCTCGGTTATCGCGTACCTCAGCGCTGAGTTGATGTTCACCAGCCGGCTCATAACCACGCTGATCTCGTGATCGATCAGGAAAGCCAAGCCTCCAACCGCGATGTGATCCTGCAGATTTTGTCCGACGCCAGGTGCGTCGTGAACGACCTTGATCCCAACCTCCTCCAGGTGCTTACTGGGCCCGATTCCGGAGAGCATCATCAGCTGTGGTGAGTTTATAGCTCCGGCCGAGAGGATCACCTCCTTCTGGGCGAAGATGACCTGCCGCTTACCCTCTCTGATGAACTCCACTCCGTAGGCTCGCTTCGTTTCGGGATCCGTCAGCACTTTGGTGGCGTGGGACCAGAGCGCTATATCCAGGTTCTTACGACTCCTTATCGGACGGATGAACGCCTTCGCCGCGCTGCATCGCGTTCCTCTCCTCATCGTGTATTGGTAGAACGCGAAACCCGTTTGTTGGGCTCCGTTCACGTCCACTATGTCATAGCCCATTTCTTCACCTGCCTGCAGGAAGGCCACTCCCAGCGGAGTGTTGAAAGGCGCGTCTTGGACCGTCAAGTAACCACCTAGAAATTAACGATAAGATGGATTCACAGGGTTTACAGATAATTGGATGAATATAACGCCAGAATTCACTCAAGCTGAAAATCTGCTGGTTTAGTTTTCATGAGATCAAGGTGATGTTGAAGTATTGTTAGTTTTGAGAAGCTTGTTTGCAAGGTAATCCGATTCGGTAATCATTGTGCCACACTCTGAGAAGCTCCTTCTTCATAAGAATAGCAGCAGtgtttcaaaagtttcacGAGTTCAATACACGTTCCTTACATCGAatacatcaaaatttttacagtgaTATCTGCatgatttaattttatcaagaattttataagcATTTTTTAGtaagtaattattttacaacttcTGGCGTGCTTGGATTTATTCTTATTTCGAACTAATTGGAGTCATCGTAGAGTGAAATAAgttgtgtaaatttttgtttataatttcagcATTCTCGATTTTGCACATTCCAAGAGATACTCTCAGCTTAGGAATATAGTAAGTTTATTAATACTCGATGTACCATTATCTcgcaatgaaaataattacctTACCAAATAGATTCACACTTTAATACGAGCTTacatattgaataatttacttTGCGCAAGCGAAAATTTATATCTATCAAAAACAATGTTGTTTATAATTAGCCAATTTCTTATCGGTTCGTATTTGAATAGATCTACTGGTTACAATTGAATTCTTGATTACTTCAGTGTAGGTTTTGTaggatagaaatttttaaaaatagtcaGGTAGTAATAAACTCGCGAGTGATAAATGATCAATCGTACATCCGTGATCGACGATCAGTAATTACTATCAACTTCTTCAGGACCGCAAGACCAGCTGCTCGTTTCGTAAGATCTAAATACCATCGACACTCCGACGTGCGGTTCGCACATCAATGTCCAGTCGAGTTAAtgtaggaataaaaaattgtaatgtgaaaaaaatacctgTACTATGATACTTGGTGTTGCGTGCCAAGTAGGGATTCCTCTGATCCTCGGATTTCTTGAAATACGGCAAAACGTCGTCCCATCCCCATCCATAATTACCAAAACTTTCCCATTGGTCAAAGTCTCGCCGATTACCCCTGATGTACAGCATCGTGTTCAGCACACTCGAACCCCCGAGGACCTATTTCATAAACGGCAACGAGTTAATCTAAAACTTCGCCCCTCAGGCCTGATGTTCGTTTAGTAATAAAATGATGTGTTTATAAATAACCATGTAATgacttttttctgatttcaaattttcgtggAAAACACTTTCCACCTTTTGTTATGTACaaaattgtacatatttataatcacggtgacatgaaaaattatttctcaatttcttgTTTCTTCAATCGCCAGCTCAGTATTTCCGTCTACGTGACCGCTGGCTGCAGCAGATTTgttagtgaaatttttcaattcgtaaTTGAGaaacgtgaagaaatttgaGTTTGGCTAAATGACAAACAAGAGAGTTCGATCGCTAATGACTTGTGAAGAAATCGTTTTTGtgtttgcgatttttttcttactctccTCCTTTGCACCGCAGGCAAAGCAAGAGAACAATGAAAATGTTTCTGATCCGATTCTAACGTTTTTGGGTTCATTTTACTCGCTGACCGAATCATCACAGATTGtct
This is a stretch of genomic DNA from Neodiprion fabricii isolate iyNeoFabr1 chromosome 2, iyNeoFabr1.1, whole genome shotgun sequence. It encodes these proteins:
- the LOC124176627 gene encoding glucose dehydrogenase [FAD, quinone]; this translates as MAAGLLAVITGAIKAATLLLGVGKVAFIPTLIVALAYYNYDLMDPENQPRVARVLRKEYDFIIVGGGSAGSVLANRLTEVPEWNVLLLEAGGYETEITDVPILSLYLHKSKYDWKYRTQPQDSACQAMVDKRCCWTRGKVLGGSSVLNTMLYIRGNRRDFDQWESFGNYGWGWDDVLPYFKKSEDQRNPYLARNTKYHSTGGYLTVQDAPFNTPLGVAFLQAGEEMGYDIVDVNGAQQTGFAFYQYTMRRGTRCSAAKAFIRPIRSRKNLDIALWSHATKVLTDPETKRAYGVEFIREGKRQVIFAQKEVILSAGAINSPQLMMLSGIGPSKHLEEVGIKVVHDAPGVGQNLQDHIAVGGLAFLIDHEISVVMSRLVNINSALRYAITEDGPLTSSVGLEAVAFISTKYANASDDWPDMEFMLTSSSTNSDGGTHVKNAHGLTNEFYNEVFGRINNKDVFGVFPMMLRPKSRGFVKLKSANPLDYPIMVHNYLTHPDDVDVLREGVKAAVAFGETATMRRFGARFHSKPVPNCKHIPLFTDDYWNCAIRQYTMTIYHMSCTAKMGTPDDPMAVVDPELRVYGVPGLRVIDASIMPTITNGNINAPVIMIAEKGADLIKQQWLSKV